A genomic region of Lycorma delicatula isolate Av1 chromosome 4, ASM4794821v1, whole genome shotgun sequence contains the following coding sequences:
- the LOC142323231 gene encoding uncharacterized protein LOC142323231, translated as MVITKEEDEDDDDYFEDDVVFDRQQLLIDSNPALHRISIKSRRLTIRRISSGKCTICLKTLGLCGAFFGLGLCVAIPDFTFSLQSSDVHVITGTSLFTNLLTARSLGYIIGSFIAGFLFDRYNRQFLLFLSLLLTSLFIVITPWCYTKSLLEINMMVLGITIGFLSTGGNVLCLDLWGRNSGPFMQALHFSFALGTMIAPLLAIPSVKTQSSEFTHTNNSISLSNFGIHYNNYNIVSNNFNHEYEENFSAVTFNRTHDLYQTNCAIKRICVNSSSYQFFVNSDQLTDKNNGTVFMKYKYKISMIKINNLQVSVYNCSILLPFRCINFGNQFLYGNNSYDLPIFLLDPFRSAKIYINNYTDFGYDKNNKLELILKADNSNINLFTDCSDVIILHKNLTSYCDYSLPDVNDSLVRCDIMLSCANLMDELAFNDTIVKHAHNFTDELNYGLEQFDYDTESTGSEVKLFSVEGYSLTNYWLTYLIAGAVIFIFSLLFFIFLCNNPRDPKSKQEEYRTKSQKASNVCVDIFLVPLTTWFLFLCVGLQATITQLLSLYALKIRNTLPSTSDNLQNIFSTSFTSMRFASVFFAISFSPDTLLVINIVTFTCGTFILTSLGNKSNEALCTGCSMIGLGLATMVPTTILWIEQYIRVSNKITVVFVVGSTLGEMLLPFMVYKLMISDSDMFLYVTILVNILTSITLICLWLLMGKCTQKFCLPIGQSGYRLANQNDEEDLKSMTNIFSYVKKA; from the exons atggTCATCAcaaaagaagaagatgaagatgatgatgattacTTTGAGGATGATGTTGTGTTTGACCGCCAGCAACTTCTGATCGATTCAAACCCTGCCTTACATAGAATTTCTATTAAGAGTAGAAGATTGACCATACGTAGGATATCTAGCGGAAAATGTACAATCTGTCTGAAGACATTGGGTTTATGTGGTGCATTCTTTGGTTTA GGACTATGTGTTGCAATACCAGATTTCACATTTTCATTGCAATCATCTGATGTGCATGTAATTACCGGTACATCATTATTTACAAACTTATTGACAGCAAGGTCATTGGGTTACATCATAGGATCTTTTATAG CCGGATTTTTGTTTGATCGATACAATCGACAATTTTTGTTGTTCTTGAGCCTTCTGCTgacatcattatttattgttataactcCATGGTGCTATACTAAATcattgttagaaataaatatgaTGGTATTGGGCATTACCATAGGATTTCTAAGTACAG GTGGTAACGTGTTATGCTTGGATTTATGGGGAAGAAATAGTGGCCCTTTTATGCAAGCTTTACATTTTAGTTTTGCTCTTGGAACTATGATTGCACCTTTATTGGCAATACCATCTGTTAAGACACAGTCATCTGAGTTTACACATACTAATAATTCCATAAGTTTGTCAAATTTTGGAATTCATTATAATAACTATAACATTgtctcaaataattttaatcatgaatatgaagaaaatttcagCGCTGTAACTTTTAATAGGACTCATGATTTATATCAAACTAATTGTGCTATAAAAAGAATTTGTGTTAATTCATCTAGTTATCAATTTTTTGTGAATTCTGATCAGTTAACTGACAAAAATAATGGAACagttttcatgaaatataaatataaaatttctatgatCAAGATCAATAATTTGCAAGTCTCTGTTTATAATTGTAGTATATTGCTACCGTTTAGATGTATAAATTTTGGAAATCAGTTTTTGTATGGTAATAATTCTTATGATTTGCCAATTTTCTTATTAGATCCATTCAGATCGGCaaagatatatattaataactatacagattttggttatgataaaaacaataaacttgaGTTAATATTGAAAGCTGATAAtagcaatattaatttatttactgattgcAGTGATgtgataattttacataaaaatttaacatcatattGTGACTATAGTTTACCTGATGTTAATGACAGTTTAGTAAGGTGTGATATTATGTTGTCTTGTGCTAACTTAATGGATGAACTGGCTTTTAATGATACTATTGTAAAACATGCTCATAATTTTACAGATGAACTTAATTATGGTCTAGAACAATTTGACTATGACACAGAAAGTACCGGTTCAGAGGTAAAACTATTTAGTGTAGAAGGTTACAGTTTGACTAATTACTGGTTGACTTATTTAATAGCTGGTGCTGTAATATTCATTttctctttattgttttttatatttctttgtaataatccTAGAGATCCAAAATCTAAACAGGAAGAGTATAGAACTAAGTCTCAGAAAGCATCTAATGTTTGTGTCGATATATTTTTAGTTCCGTTAACaacatggtttttatttttatgtgttggCCTTCAAGCAACAATAACTCAGTTATTATCATTATATGCTTTGAAAATTCGAAACACATTGCCTTCTACTAGTGAtaatttacagaatatattttctacatcatttACAAGTATGAGATTTGCTTCTGTTTTTTTTGCTATCAGTTTTAGTCCAGACACGTTACTGGTAATCAACATTGTGACATTTACTTGTGGCACATTTATTTTGACATCGCTTGGTAATAAATCAAATGAAGCATTATGTACTGGTTGCTCCATGATTGGTCTAGGTTTAGCAACAATGGTTCCgactactattctttggatagaACAGTACATCCGTGtctcaaataaaataactgtgGTATTTGTAGTTGGCTCAACATTAGGTGAAATGTTGTTGCCTTTTAtggtttataaattaatgatttctgaTTCTGATATGTTTTTGTATGTAACTATTTTGGTGAATATACTTACCAGTATAACTCTTATTTGTCTTTGGTTATTGATGGGAAAATGTACTCAGAAATTTTGTTTACCTATTGGTCAGAGTGGTTACCGCTTAGCTAACCAAAATGATGAAGAAGATTTAAAGagtatgacaaatattttttcttatgtaaagaAAGCCtaa